The genomic DNA AGCATAAAAAATTCCCAATTTAGGATTGCCTAACGTCGATTGCCCCCAACCAGGAAATAGAAAACTATTGGTCATAGCACTTCTACTTTTCTCCCTAAGAGCTTGGATTTTTTCTTCTTCTTCAATCTCCGAAATTAAAATCTTCGCACTTTCGTATTCGACATCTTCAATTGTCTTAGAAGCAATAGGCTCTGAACGTGAAGGAGCCACATAATTAGGATAAGTTTCCCTTACCTTCTTCAAGAATTTTTTCAGAACTGCATCATCTTTTACATCTTGAATAATAATCTTTCCCACAAGATCTTTTCGAATTTGTTTTTTGCCCGTTTCCGACATCATGTAAATATAGTTACCGTCTTGCGATGACACAATTCCATACACAACTTTCAAATCTTTGAAAATAATTGTATGAGCGGATAATTCAATTATTCCACATAAAAAGAAAATAAGTTTTTTCAAATCTTTACCTTCTTAGATTAGTTATAGTCTAATTCCATTACCTGAGATGCATTAAATTGCTTGGTTTCGAAAGGTGTTTCGACAATATAAGTTTCCCCCTTTTGCTCGATGATTCCTTTGATTTCTTCTCCAGTAGTCAAAGTAATAGTCCCTTTCTTTTTCTGTAAAACTTTTGCCATTTGATTTAATAGTTCTGGAATTTTTTGTTCAATCCTTTGCGTAACTGCTTTTTGCAAAGTAGGTTCGTCGATAAATGAGGTCTGTGGCAAAGGACTTAATTCTTGAAATTCATTTTCGAGAGAAGTGATTTCTTCTGGTTTCAAAACAATTACGAATTTGTTTTTGATTTCTTGAAAAAGCGATAGAACATTTTCTTCTGTATCGAGTGGAGCGGATTCGATTTTTTCGATTAAAGACTTGTTAATAGGAATTGCATTTCCTTTTTCTAAAACGATTTCTGCTTTGTCGCTAAACTTTGCGAGCTTGTCCGCAATTTCTTGTTTCGAAAAAACAGATTTTGGAAAGCTAACAACGGTTTTCCCCTCAGTGACTGAAATTTTGGAGTCGCCCTCTTTTTCTACTTCTACAACAAAATGAGTTCCTCGCACACCGACAATGGCAGTGGGAGTTAGCGTTTCAAATGATTCACTGTCTTTGATGGGTCTAGGCACGTTGGCAAAAAACTTTCCTTCTGTAAGGTGAATTTTCCACTCCCTTTTAGAATTTGGTCTTACAAGATGTTCTAACTTGAACTTTGCTCTTCCCTTGATTCTAAAAACGAATTCTTCTTTGCCGACTTGCAAATCACAGATAGATTTTGGTTCGAAAATCAATTCCTCATTTGCTTTCAAAATACTATTCGTTTTAAATTCTTTAGGTCCAATTTGGATTTTGTCCATTGCAAAAAGTGCCACTGCGTATGTAATATCCTGTTGACTTTGTTCCGCTTTCTTACAATAGAAAGAAAAAAGAATTACTATGATTGCTAAAATATATTTCAAATTTATCTCCTGAATTCTTAAATTTTTTCGGGAATTTCATTTTTAAAGACAAAAAGCAAAGTGCTTAAGTATTCATTTCATCTGATTCGATTATTTGAAAGCCAGTCTTTCGTGACTTAGCGTGGTCTAACATGGATTTGGCGACGAGGCTGCCTTGGATTGGTTTGTATTTCTTTAATCCACTTACGAATAGAAAAGAGAACATATTAGAAATGGCGGCACCTATTACTTCTCCAGTTCGAACTTCTTTTCGTTCTCCGAGTAGAAGAGAAGGACGGAAAATGAGTAAAGAAGAAAATCCAATCTTTTGTAATGCTTCTTCCATATCTCCTTTCACTCGATTGTAGAAGATACCAGATTTGCTATTAGCCCCCATGGCACTTACGACAGAGAAAGCGGGTGTGCCTTGTGACTTTGCGATGCGTGCGGATTCGATTACATAGGTATAATCAACTTTTAAAAATGCTTCTTGTGAGCCAGCAGTCTTAATGGTAGTGCCAAGGCAACAAAACACTTGGTCTACTTTGAAATGCTCTGCATAAGAATCTAATTTATCAAAGTCTACAATTACTTGTTTTAACTTTGGATTTTTTAGATTTAATTCTTTGCGGACAAATATTGTTACCCCCTGAATAGATGAATCTTCCAGAAGCAACTGTAAGAGACTAGAGCCAATTAGCCCTGATGAACCAAGAACTAAAACTATGATGCGCGTATCCCTGATATATCCTTTGACACCTTCTTGAAATCAGCTATGGCAGCTTTGATTCCAGGTGGTGGCGGCTTTATCGACTCTGCAAGCTTAATCGCATTGTCAATTGTATCTAGAATGAGTTTTTTTTCAGTGTAGAATCGACTTGTCGGCATTGTTTTCATTTCTTTCTTATACTTTGTAACTCTATCGTCAATCATCTTGGTTATTTGATTTAAAATTTGAATTTGTTCAGACTGTGGTGTTGGCATTATCTTTCTTCTCTCCAGAAATGCTTAGCTAACATTAACTAAGGTGAGAAGGATTATAATACTCCTCTTTTAATTTCAACCAAAATTCTTCTTTAAACGAAATTTGTTTGTTGGTTAAGAGGATTAGTAGATTTTGAGCTAAGAATTCCTTTTCGGGGAATCCTGTGAAAAGCCATTCGAGTAAGTCCATTGCAACGTCGAGTCTAGCAATCGTATCTGGAATTTTAGAAGTAATCAGTTTTTCGAACTCAGCGTAGAGTTTTTCCGGCTGACTGTTTTCTATGTATTTCCTGAATTGACTCGGATAGATATTCATCAGCACTATCTTGTCTCCTTTAGGAGTGCAAGTATAATGCTGTAGATCACCGACTAGACGAGAATGAATGGCGCGATTTAATTTGTCAATATCCCCACCGCTTGCTTTCCACACATCTGCAATTAATGCTCCAAAGAAATGGTCTTCGAGCGGTTTGAATGGGTATAATGCCAATGGATCGGACTACTTTTTGGTTGGGACGATTGCTTCTTTACAAGCTTTGAAGAGAGAAAATTTTACAACAGTTTTTGCAGGGATTTCGATTTCTTGACCAGTTGCTGGATTTCTTCCTTTTCTTTTCTTTGTCTTTTTTAGGATTAATTTACCAACGCCTGGAATGATGAATGCTCCATTCTTTTTGGTTTCTTTGTAAGCTAGATCAACGAATGAATCTAAGAAAGCATTTACATCTTTTTTAGAAATTTCTAAACTCTGCGAGAGTTCCTGAATGATCTGGGATTTTTTTATCGGTGTTGCTTTAGCAGTTGCAGCCATATTCTTTTGTCCTCATAAACTATTGTATTGAGACTTTATTAATCTCTGTTTTGCTAATACAATCGGCTAGTGAATGAAAACTTTGATAAATTATTTAAAAAAGCCTTATTTTTTTGGTTTTTTTAGCATTTCGTCTGTTTTTAACCAATAAAAACAAGGACGAAATGATTCTTGTGAGGAAATATTCAATAAATACCGAACTAATTTGAAAGCTTGTGTTGCATTTCTGCCGTCACAGTTTTTCGAATACTGGCAAATAGCTGTTTGATTTCTTCTATCGATACAACTCGATTTGGTTTGTAAGTGCAAAAAGAAGTCTTTGAATAATTGTCTTTATGCGTTAGTTGAAATCCTGCTTCGTCCATAATTTGTTTTACCGAGTTGTCTGTCTCGGAACTTGTAATCACTGTAATGGAATCAAGTTCACTTTTCTTATGGTCAATATGAAAGTAACAAACCACTTCGTCTTTGTCTAAGCGATCAATTTCTTCTCGGATTTCATCGAAGGAAGTCTCAACTCTTTCACCTTTTGGATTTTTGTAATTAATAAGGATTCGTTTGAAGTAATGGATTTTTCGACCTGTCTCATCGTATTCGACACCGTTGATGATTTGTCTTTCATCCGCAATTTCTTTCATCATAAATTCGCCACGACCGCGTGGGTTCTCCCAATCAAATGCCTCGGAGGTAATATCTCCTTTTTTTGCATTCTCTTCAATCTGTGCTAATGTATAGGCTTTTCCGGGCTCCATTTCATGTTTGAAGGAAATCTTAAAATAAGGATTTGGAGCAAGGTTGTTTAATTCCAGAGCGATTTCAGCGTAAGGACCGTAGCCATGCTCGATAATGTTTTGAATTGCCTCTGTGACGATGATACGGATTCCATCTGGGTCAAGACCTAGAATGGGAGCATATTTTCTGATTTGATTTTTGATTTCGAATAAGGAGCCTTGCTTTTCGTTGATTCCGGCTGTTAATTCTTTGGCTTTAATTTCTTCTCGATTTAAAACGACTGAATAATTGAGTTTGGCGATGGTGTGTTGTAAATAAAGGGAGTTTTGGACTGCAAGTAACTCATCTTTTAGGTTGGTATTTTCAAATTCTAATTTGCTAAGTTTTTTCTTAAGGTCTTCTATATTTTCATTTGCTACTGTTTCCATTAAAAACCCCTCTTTTCTGTTAAATGCGATTAAAAAATATTTTACAATATTATTATTGGCAAAACTCAGCCGATTCTAACACATAATTATTATGAATCAAGCATTAATTGTCATGAAAAAAAC from Leptospiraceae bacterium includes the following:
- a CDS encoding oxidoreductase, which gives rise to MIVLVLGSSGLIGSSLLQLLLEDSSIQGVTIFVRKELNLKNPKLKQVIVDFDKLDSYAEHFKVDQVFCCLGTTIKTAGSQEAFLKVDYTYVIESARIAKSQGTPAFSVVSAMGANSKSGIFYNRVKGDMEEALQKIGFSSLLIFRPSLLLGERKEVRTGEVIGAAISNMFSFLFVSGLKKYKPIQGSLVAKSMLDHAKSRKTGFQIIESDEMNT
- a CDS encoding ATP-binding protein, whose amino-acid sequence is MEDLKKKLSKLEFENTNLKDELLAVQNSLYLQHTIAKLNYSVVLNREEIKAKELTAGINEKQGSLFEIKNQIRKYAPILGLDPDGIRIIVTEAIQNIIEHGYGPYAEIALELNNLAPNPYFKISFKHEMEPGKAYTLAQIEENAKKGDITSEAFDWENPRGRGEFMMKEIADERQIINGVEYDETGRKIHYFKRILINYKNPKGERVETSFDEIREEIDRLDKDEVVCYFHIDHKKSELDSITVITSSETDNSVKQIMDEAGFQLTHKDNYSKTSFCTYKPNRVVSIEEIKQLFASIRKTVTAEMQHKLSN
- a CDS encoding HU family DNA-binding protein encodes the protein MAATAKATPIKKSQIIQELSQSLEISKKDVNAFLDSFVDLAYKETKKNGAFIIPGVGKLILKKTKKRKGRNPATGQEIEIPAKTVVKFSLFKACKEAIVPTKK
- a CDS encoding FecR domain-containing protein — protein: MKYILAIIVILFSFYCKKAEQSQQDITYAVALFAMDKIQIGPKEFKTNSILKANEELIFEPKSICDLQVGKEEFVFRIKGRAKFKLEHLVRPNSKREWKIHLTEGKFFANVPRPIKDSESFETLTPTAIVGVRGTHFVVEVEKEGDSKISVTEGKTVVSFPKSVFSKQEIADKLAKFSDKAEIVLEKGNAIPINKSLIEKIESAPLDTEENVLSLFQEIKNKFVIVLKPEEITSLENEFQELSPLPQTSFIDEPTLQKAVTQRIEQKIPELLNQMAKVLQKKKGTITLTTGEEIKGIIEQKGETYIVETPFETKQFNASQVMELDYN